Proteins from a genomic interval of Medicago truncatula cultivar Jemalong A17 chromosome 3, MtrunA17r5.0-ANR, whole genome shotgun sequence:
- the LOC11432696 gene encoding ribonuclease 3-like protein 3, giving the protein MEAQAYKEQEEALLIQTLALQIDNKEELSHKQEKEDTNNNDHKEKLSPKQEKEDTTTINNNISPPPPPLYEVEEILGYEFKNKQLLEEALTHTTYGAENDYERLEYVGDAVLNLLMAREQFVSYPNLKPGILTQLRSKNVDSEKLARVAINHGLDRYLRHKKPQLGEQIEAFTKAIEDYPIHSNGHIHVPKDLADMVESTIGALFIDCDSSLEIVWKVFRKLLEPIIEPNTVEKHPVSELQEVCQKKKLNLQFVDLWEKSMNIDVFINEKFVGRGTYGSKKDIAHYRAAKNALDNIERVLSGSTSIVEDALVD; this is encoded by the exons ATGGAAGCTCAAGCATACAAAGAGCAAGAAGAAGCACTTCTCATCCAAACACTTGCACTTCAAATAGACAACAAAGAAGAACTTTCTCATAAGCAAGAGAAAGAagacaccaacaacaacgatCACAAAGAAAAACTATCTcctaaacaagaaaaagaagacacaaccaccatcaacaacaacatttctCCGCCGCCGCCGCCGCTGTATGAAGTGGAAGAAATCCTAGGATATGAGTTTAAGAACAAGCAGTTATTGGAAGAGGCTCTCACACATACCACTTACGGAGCTGAGAATGATTATGAGCGATTGGAATATGTAGGTGATGCTGTTCTTAACTTGTTGATGGCAAGGGAACAGTTTGTTTCATATCCAAATTTGAAACCTGGTATTTTGACTCAATTGCGGTCAAAAAATGTGGACTCTGAAAAGCTGGCACGAGTGGCTATCAATCATGGGTTGGATCGTTATTTGCGTCACAAAAAGCCACAACTTGGAGAGCAA ATTGAAGCATTTACTAAAGCAATTGAAGATTATCCTATACATTCAAATGGGCACATACATGTGCCTAAAGATCTAGCTGATATGGTTGAGTCAACGATTGGAGCTCTCTTCATTGATTGTGACTCATCCCTCGAAATTGTGTGGAAG GTTTTCAGAAAATTACTTGAACCTATAATTGAGCCAAACACCGTTGAGAAGCATCCCGTTTCAGAGCTTCAAGAAGTTTGtcagaagaaaaaattgaatttacaaTTCGTAGACTTGTGGGAAAAatctatgaacattgatgtctTCATCAATGAGAAATTTGTTGGAAGAGGCACTTATGGCTCTAAGAAAGACATTGCACATTATAGAGCTGCAAAAAATGCTTTGGATAATATAGAAAGGGTGCTAAGTGGAAGCACATCTATAGTTGAAGATGCTCTTGTAGATTGA